The following are from one region of the Sardina pilchardus chromosome 4, fSarPil1.1, whole genome shotgun sequence genome:
- the zeb2a gene encoding zinc finger E-box-binding homeobox 2a yields the protein MKQESMAEGPRCKRRKQANPRRKNVLNYENVLEAGSESDEEDRLLASEGEGSPAGVPSLEASPRVGHALLSCRGDEDIDARDGPGNHVWRHGDINGTEERKEEYNPLSPEVSLHGVGNGSVKGDGPSELESFFAKRKLDESEGHAASIAEYLQRGDTAIIYPEAPEEVTRLGTPEANGQDENENDLTPRTPDDFAQLLTCPYCDRGYKRLTSLKEHIKYRHEKNEESFPCPLCSETFAYRTQLERHMATHKPARDQPQILNEAATNRKFKCTECGKAFKYKHHLKEHLRIHSGEKPYECSNCKKRFSHSGSYSSHISSKKCIGLIAINGRVRNGVGTKPGSSPNSAASSPGSPALAQLRHKLENGRPMSMSDPSGHADIKAEPMDFNEYRLMMATQQEFGGPGAFVNGSGRGGSPLGMHGSAQNPLHLGMGLESQLMSYSMMGNNLSEVQKVLQIVDNTVCRQKLDGNPEDISKLRAYMKEMGAQMEEQKLALASPRAGFPGVGHNSPTKSIIDYTLEKVNEAKACLQSLTEDSKRRVVDIKKEKPNNGTEDKGQGRDGQYVPFSCQYCKETFQGPIPLHQHERYLCKMNEEIKAALKPNESLTPSHRGLFSSEQQAMMISSALSERGATSPINLFKDHVSVLKAYFAMNTEPNSEELLKISIAVGLPQEFVKEWFAQWKAQTTSRKRSPPPERSSVDSNHGLAQESALARSPISLAQSWETISEHQRNGDSGHRHSKPHQFTGMRQIGEKPLDSMDHLRSDTSSPLNLSSTSSKNSHSSSYTPNSLASEDAHGEPLDLSLPKHIRDLKAERKLKLNGFAIERHSAEPLKREQGTEPLDLAHIKKEFHGSNHNVMGNNESQQEKSSSPIFGINPFGGGHMYTSLPPHGAFPPPTFMPPAQASIPGLRHYPGLDPMSFLPHMAYTYAAGAATFAEMQQRRKYQRKPGFQGELLDGTADYLSGLEDLTDSDSLLSRKKIKKTESGMYACDLCDKTFQKTSSLLRHKYEHTGKRPHQCQICKKAFKHKHHLIEHSRLHSGEKPYQCDKCGKRFSHSGSYSQHMNHRYSYCKREAEEREAAEREVRDKSAPLEPTELLMRRAYLQGLGPLGYSDPEDQAEDAAAVAAGGRGGGTILRDGSEGGGLAREAESGAYREVMDRRREEGFVGEEGMEAEEEEEREGFERKSPTKDEGRAIGEMTGPEEKDSPRGKTESKSDPEEEKDEDAD from the exons TGAAGGGCGATGGGCCCTCGGAGCTGGAGAGCTTCTTCGCGAAGCGGAAGCTGGATGAGAGCGAGGGCCACGCGGCCAGCATCGCCGAGTACCTGCAGCGCGGCGACACGGCCATCATTTACCCAGAAGCCCCGGAGGAGGTCACTCGTCTGGGCACTCCCGAGGCCAACGGGCAGGACGAGAACGAGAATG ACCTGACACCCCGGACGCCAGACGACTTTGCCCAGCTGCTGACCTGCCCTTACTGTGACCGCGGCTACAAGCGGCTGACGTCTCTCAAGGAGCACATCAAGTATCGCCACGAGAAGAACGAGGAGAGCTTCCCGTGCCCCCTGTGCAGCGAGACGTTCGCCTACCGCACACAGCTGGAGCGCCATATGGCCACCCACAAGCCAGCTCGAGACCAG CCCCAGATACTGAACGAAGCAGCCACCAACCGAAAGTTCAAATGCACTGAGTGTGGCAAGGCGTTCAAATACAAGCATCATCTGAAGGAGCATCTCCGAATTCATAGTG GCGAGAAGCCCTACGAATGCTCCAACTGCAAGAAGCGCTTCTCCCACTCTGGATCCTACAGCTCCCACATCAGCAGCAAGAAGTGCATCGGCCTGATCGCCATCAATGGCCGCGTGCGCAACGGCGTGGGCACCAAGCCGGGCTCCTCGCCCAACTCCGCCGCCTCCTCGCCAGGCAGCCCCGCCTTGGCGCAGCTGCGCCACAAACTGGAGAACGGGCGACCCATGAGCATGTCGGACCCGTCCGGCCACGCCGACATCAAAGCCGAGCCGATGGACTTCAACGAGTACCGGCTCATGATGGCCACCCAGCAGGAGTTTGGAGGCCCGGGCGCCTTCGTCAACGGAAGCGGTCGAGGCGGGAGCCCCCTCGGAATGCACGGATCCGCCCAGAACCCCCTGCACCTCGGCATGGGCCTGGAGTCCCAGCTCATGAGCTACTCCATGATGGGAAACAACCTGAGCGAGGTGCAGAAGGTCCTCCAGATTGTCGACAACACCGTCTGCCGGCAAAAGCTGGACGGCAACCCCGAGGACATCTCCAAGCTGAGGGCTTATATGAAGGAGATGGGGGCTCAGATGGAGGAGCAGAAGCTGGCGCTGGCCTCCCCCCGAGCAGGATTCCCCGGCGTCGGTCACAACAGCCCCACCAAAAGCATTATAGACTACACCTTGGAAAAGGTCAACGAGGCCAAAGCCTGCCTCCAGAGTCTCACGGAGGACTCTAAGCGGCGGGTGGTGGACATCAAGAAGGAGAAACCCAACAACGGCACTGAGGACAAGGGCCAGGGGAGGGACGGACAGTATGTGCCCTTCTCCTGCCAGTACTGCAAGGAGACCTTCCAAGGGCCCATTCCCCTGCACCAACACGAGCGGTACCTGTGCAAGATGAACGAGGAGATCAAGGCCGCCCTGAAGCCAAACGAAAGTCTTACTCCGAGCCACCGGGGGCTGTTCAGCTCAGAGCAGCAGGCCATGATGATTTCGTCGGCCCTGTCTGAGCGGGGAGCCACCAGCCCCATCAACCTCTTCAAGGACCACGTGTCCGTGCTGAAAGCCTACTTCGCCATGAACACGGAGCCGAACTCCGAGGAGCTGCTCAAGATCTCCATTGCCGTGGGGCTCCCTCAGGAGTTCGTCAAAGAGTGGTTCGCCCAGTGGAAGGCCCAAACGACATCCAGGAAGAGGTCGCCTCCTCCAGAGCGAAGCAGCGTCGACAGCAACCACGGCTTGGCCCAGGAGTCAGCACTTGCCCGATCCCCTATTTCCCTCGCCCAGTCCTGGGAGACCATTTCAGAGCACCAGAGGAACGGGGActctggacacagacacagcaaacCCCACCAGTTTACAGGCATGAGGCAGATTGGAGAGAAACCACTCGACTCCATGGACCACTTGAGAAGTGACACCTCTTCCCCTCTGAACCTCTCGTCGACATCCTCGAAAAACTCACACAGTAGCTCTTACACTCCAAACAGTCTTGCCTCCGAAGACGCCCACGGCGAACCACTGGATTTGTCTTTGCCAAAACACATAAGGGACCTCAAGGCCGAACGAAAGCTCAAGCTGAATGGCTTCGCCATCGAGCGCCACAGCGCCGAACCCCTAAAACGCGAACAGGGCACCGAGCCTCTGGACTTGGCCCACATCAAGAAGGAGTTCCACGGGTCCAACCACAACGTCATGGGGAACAATGAGAGCCAACAGGAGAAAAGCTCCAGCCCCATCTTTGGAATCAACCCTTTTGGTGGGGGGCACATGTACACGTCGCTCCCGCCACACGGAGCGTTTCCACCACCAACCTTCATGCCTCCAGCCCAGGCCAGCATCCCAGGGCTGAGGCATTATCCAGGGCTGGACCCCATGAGCTTCCTGCCACATATGGCTTACACTTACGCCGCTGGGGCAGCCACATTCGCAGAAATGCAGCAACGAAGGAAGTACCAGCGGAAGCCTGGCTTCcag GGGGAGCTCCTGGACGGCACAGCAGACTATCTGTCAGGCCTGGAGGACCTGACAGACAGCGACTCGCTGCTCTCACGGAAGAAGATTAAGAAGACAGAAAGTGGTATGTACGCGTGTGACTTGTGCGACAAAACATTCCAGAAGACCAGTTCCCTCCTAAGACACAAATATGAGCACACAG GAAAGCGGCCCCACCAGTGCCAGATCTGCAAGAAGGCGTTCAAACACAAGCACCACCTCATCGAGCACTCGCGCCTGCACTCGGGCGAGAAGCCCTACCAGTGCGACAAGTGCGGCAAGCGCTTCTCCCACTCGGGCTCCTACTCGCAGCACATGAACCACCGCTACTCCTACTGCAAGCGCGAGGCCGAGGAGCGCGAGGCGGCCGAGCGCGAGGTGCGGGACAAGAGCGCGCCCCTGGAGCCCACCGAACTGCTGATGCGCAGGGCCTACCTGCAGGGGCTCGGGCCCCTGGGCTACTCCGACCCCGAGGACCAGGCGGAGGacgcggcggcggtggcggcgggcgGCCGGGGCGGGGGCACCATTCTGAGGGACGGATCGGAGGGAGGCGGGCTGGCCAGAGAGGCGGAGTCCGGGGCCTACAGGGAAGTGATGGACAGGCGGCGGGAGGAGGGCTTTGTTGGCGAGGAGGGGAtggaggccgaggaggaggaggaaagggaaggGTTTGAGAGGAAGAGCCCGACGAAAGACGAGGGCAGAGCGATCGGAGAGATGACGGGTCCGGAAGAGAAGGACTCGCCGCGAGGGAAAACAGAGAGCAAGTCAGACccggaggaagagaaggatgaggaTGCTGATTAA